The window TACGGCAGTGCCGATCTCGAAGTCTTTCACGCCCAGCCGGAAATGCGCCGCATTGACAAGTTGCGCCTGATCGCCGACTGGGAAACCGGCCTGCACAACATGCGCGTCTGCCTGCAGAACGTCCCCGACCGTCTCAACTGCGGCTGGTGTGAAAAATGTCTGCGCACCATGGCCGGACTGGTCGCCCTCGGCAAGCTCGAACAATCGAGGGCCTTCGAAGAATCCGACCTGGACGCCGAACTCTTTTCCCGGGCCAGGATGACCATCAACCACCGCGAGCCTTTCTATATCGAGATGATCGAACCGTTGCGCGCCGCCGGCCGGAACGACCTGGCCGACGTCATCGTGAACAGGCTCGCCGCCGAAGGGAAACTGCCGTGAGAATCGCCTTTCTGCGCGGACCGCTGGGGCACATCAACCCCGACACCGAAACATCGATCCTGCTGATGTACGAATGCCATCTGCGGAGCCACCAGGTCTTTTTTCTCGAACCACACGACCTCTACATCCGCAACAACCGCGTCGTCGGCCGGATGCGGGAAATCACCGCTCCCGCCGACTGTGATCTGCACGCCTTCTGGCGTCACGCCATCGCCTGCGTCGAAGACGAGAAGAAGATCTTCGAGGAACTGCGCGAACTCGATGTCCTCTTTCTGCGCAAGAACCCGCCGCTGCTGATGGAAATGATGGAGCTGCTCGCCTCGGTCGAGGACCAGGTCTTTCTGATCAACAGCCTGCGCGGTCAGCTGCTTGGCAGCAGCAAGCTCTACACCCTCAATTTCCCCGACATCATTCCCGAAACCCACGTCTCCCGCGACCCCGCGCGACTGCGGCGGATCATCGACGATTTCGGCGGCACCATGGTGATGAAGCCGCTGCGCGGTTTCGGCGGCCAGGGGGTGATCAAGGTCAGCGCCAGTGATCCGGAAAATCTCAATTCCCTGCTCGATTTCTACGTGCGGGTCAACGAACCCTACCACCGCCGGGAGCCGATCATGGTGCAGGAATTCATCGAGGCGGTCCGCACCGACGGCGACATACGCATCATGCTGCTCAACGGCGAAGTGCTCGGCGCTTTCCGCCGCATGCCGCACGGCACCGACTTTCGCGCCAATCTCCGCGCCGGCGGCGATTATTTTCCGCACGAACTGACGCCGCAGCAACAGCATATCTGCGACGTGATCCGCGAGCGGCTGATCCGCGACGGTCTCTATTTCGTCGGCATCGACATCATCGGCGACAAGCTGATCGAAATCAACTGCGTCAGCCCCGGTGGCATCCCGCGCATCAACCAGTTCACCAACCAGCGGCTGGAAAAGAAGGTGGTCGACTTTCTCGAAAGGATGGCGGCCGAAAAAAGCGGCGGCTCAAATCCTGTCGCGCCACGCTTCCCCCCCGAAACGGGGCTGTGTTAAGCTTTTTCTCATACCCTGCATTCAATCCAAGATCACTCAGGGAGGAGAGCGATGTTCAAGCTTGAGGATTCACGACTGCTGCGGCAGCAGTGCTATGTCGACGGAGAGTGGATCGACGCCGAGGACGGCGCCACCCTTCAGGTGAGCAATCCGGCCACCGGCGAACCCCTCGGCACCGTCCCCCGGCTGGGCGCGGCCGAAACCCGACGCGCCATCGAGGCGGCCGATCGTGCCTGGCGGCAGTGGCGGGCGAAGACCCCCGGCGAACGGGCCGCTATCCTGCGGCGCTGGGCGGAGCTGATGCTGGAAAACCAGGACGACCTCGGTCGGCTGATGACCGCCGAACAGGGCAAGCCCCTGGCCGAGGCGAAGGGGGAAATCGCCTACGCCGCCTCCTTCCTCGAATGGTTCGCCGAAGAGGCCCGCCGCATCTACGGCGACATCATCCCGCCTCACCAGAACGACAAGCGCATCCTGGTGCTCAAGCAGCCGGTCGGGGTCTGCGCCGCCATCACGCCCTGGAACTTCCCCTCGGCAATGATCACCCGCAAGGCCGGAGCGGCCCTGGCCGCCGGCTGCACCATGGTGGTCAAGCCGGCCTCGGCCACCCCCTATTCCGCCCTGGCGCTGGCCGAACTGGGCGAGCGGGCCGGCATTCCGGCCGGCGTCTTCAGCGTCGTCACCGGTTCTTCCGGCGCCATCGGCGGCGAGATGACGGCCAATCCCCTGGTGCGCAAGCTGACCTTCACCGGATCGACCGAGATCGGCAAAAAGCTGATGGAACAGTGCGCCGGCACCATGAAGAAGGTCTCCATGGAACTCGGCGGCAACGCCCCCTTCATCGTCTTCGACGATGCCGATCTCGATGCCGCTGTCGAGGGGGCTCTGATCTCCAAGTACCGCAACACCGGCCAGACCTGCGTCTGCACCAACCGCTTTCTGATTCAGGCCGGCGTCTATGAAGCCTTCGCCGAAAAACTGGCGGCCAGGGTGCGGGCGATGAAGGTCGGCAACGGCCTCGAGGGCGAGGTGCAGCAGGGACCGCTGATCGACCGGGCGGCGGTGGAAAAGGTCGAGGAGCACATCGCCGACGCCGTCGCCAAGGGGGCGCGCATCGTCTGCGGCGGCAAACGCCACGCCCTCGGCGGCACCTTCTTCGAGCCGACGGTGCTGGCAGATGTCGACGCAACGATGCTGGTCGCCCGCGAGGAGACCTTCGGACCGGTCGCCCCCCTGTTCCGCTTCGAAACCGAGGAGGAGGCCGTCCGCCTGGCCAACGACACCGACTACGGGCTTGCCGCCTACTTCTACACCCGCGACCTGGCCCGCAGCTGGCGGGTCGGCGAGGCCCTCGAGTACGGCATGGTCGGACTCAACACCGGCCTGATCTCCACCGCTGTCGCCCCCTTCGGCGGCGTCAAGGAGTCGGGCCTCGGCCGCGAAGGAAGCAAGTACGGCTGTGACGACTACCTCGAAATCAAGTATCTCTGCGTCGGCGGCATCGACTGAGCGGACGGCGCGATGAGCGGGGCAACACGGCGGCCTGACTGGGAACTCGTCCCGGAGGAACCGGCGGTGCTGCGACTGCGGGGCGACTGGCGGCTCGGCGATGAACTGCCCGCCCCCGAGAGTTTGCTGGCGGGCCGGCCGCAACCGAAAGGCGCCCTGCGTATCGACGGGACCGGCCTCGGGCGCTGGGACTCTTCCCTGGTTATTCTGCTACTGCGCCTCTTCGCCTACTGCCACGAACAAAAGATCACCGTCGACAGCGACGGCCTTCCCGACGGCCTGCAGCGGCTGCTGCGTCTGGCGCGCGCGGTGCCGGTCGCCAGGGACCGCCGGCGCCCCCAGCGGCGCGGCGCCCTGCTGGTGCGCATCGGCGAGGTCACCATCGAGCTGCACCGCACCTGGCGCGACGGCCTCGCCTTTCTCGGCGAATCGGTCCTCTGCTGCGGCAACCTGCTGCGCGGCCGCCCCCGCTTCCGCCGGCAGGACCTGTTCGAACTGCTTGAGGACTGCGGCGCCCAGTCGCTGCCCATCGTCACCCTCATCAGCACCCTGGTCGGGATGATCCTCGCCTTCGTCGGAGCCGTACAGCTGCGGGTCTTCGGCGCCGACATCTTCGTCGCCGACCTGGTCGGCCTCGGCATGGCCCGGGAGATGGCCGCCATGATGACGGCCATCATCATGGCCGGCCGCACCGGCGCCGCCTTCGCCGCCCAGCTGGGCACCATGCAGGTCAACGACGAGATCGACGCCCTGCGCACCATGGGCATCCCGCCGATGGACTTTCTCGTCGCCCCGCGCCTGCTCGCCCTCACCCTGATGCTTCCCCTGCTCAGCATCTACAGCATGTTCATGGGCATTCTCGGCGGCGGCCTGGTTTCGGCCGGCATGCTCGACATCGGTCTGACCCCCTTCTTTCTCCGCATCCAGGAAAACGTCGGCCTCGAACATTTTCTCATCGGCGGCATCAAGGCGGTAATCTTCGGCTACATCGTCGCCTTCTCCGGCTGCCTGCGCGGCATGCAGTGCGGCCGCAGCGCCCAGGCCGTCGGCCAGGCGACCACCTCGGCGGTGGTCACCGCCATCGTCCTCATCGTGGTTGCCGACGCCGTCATCACCATCCTCTGCCAGGTGCTGGGAGTCTGAGATGACAGCGCCCCTGATCGACGTTCGCGACCTGACCATGGCCTACGGCGAGATCGTCATCCAGCAGAATCTCCGTTTCGAGGTGCATGCCGGCGACATCTTTGTCATCATGGGAGGAAGCGGCTGCGGCAAGAGCACCCTGCTGCGACACCTGATCGGCCTGCTGCGGCCGGCCCGGGGAAGCATCACCTACGGCGGGTACGACCTGTGGCGGATGACGCGGCCACAGCGCCAGGAGTGCATGCGGCGCTGGGGCGTGCTTTTCCAGAGCGGCGCCCTGTGGAGTTCCATGACCCTGGCGGAAAACGTCGCCGTTCCCCTGCAGGAGTACACCAACCTGAACCGGAAACAGATCGCCGAAGTCGTCGACCTGAAACTGTCGCTGGTCGGCCTGGCCGGCTTTCAGGACTACTATCCGGCCGAACTGAGCGGCGGCATGCAGAAGCGGGCCGGACTGGCGCGGGCCATGGCGCTCGACCCGGAGATTCTCTTCTGCGACGAACCCTCCTCCGGCCTCGACCCGCTCAGCGCCCGCCGGCTGGACGAGCTGCTGTGCGAACTGAACGCCAGCCTGGGCACCACCATGGTCGTGGTCAGCCACGACCTCGACAGCATCTTCGCCATCGCCAGCAACGGCATCTTTCTCGATGCCGAAAGCCGCACCATGCTGGCAAGCGGCCCCCCGGGAGAGATGCTGCAAAACAGCGACAATCCCCGCATCCGGGAATTTCTCACCCGCGGGGGAGAAAGGAACCTGCCATGCTGAGGCGAGCCGACCCGAAACTGATCGGCGCCTTCGTGCTCGGTGCCATGGTCCTGGCCATCGCCGGGCTGGTCTTCTTCGGCAAGGGCGGACTGCTCACGCCGCGCCAGCGCTACATCCTCTACTTCGACAGCTCGGTCAAGGGGCTGGCCGTCGGCGCTCCGGTCACCTTTCGCGGCGTGCGCATCGGCAGAGTCGCCGACATCAGCGTCCGCATCAATCCGGCCGATTACACCTTCAAGATTCCGGTCATCATCGACATCGAACCGAAGCGGATCGAGCAAATCCGGCAGGACGGCCAAAACGGCGACCTGCTGCCGAACCTCAACCGCGAGGACCCCCTGCAGGTGCTGATCGCCAAGGGGCTGCGCGGCCAGCTGCAGCTGCAGAGCCTGATCACCGGCCAGCTCTTCGTCCAGCTCGACATGTACCCGGACACGGAGATCGTCCTCTCCGGCTACCCGTCCCCCTATCCCGAAATCCCCACCATCCGTTCCAGCCTGGACGAGCTGTCACAGACCCTGGAAAAGCTGCCGCTACAGGAAATCGTCGACAAGGTGATCAGCACCCTGGACGGCCTGCAGGAGCTGGTACACAACGCCGATCTGGCCGACAGCCTCTTCAAGCTGAACCACGGCCTGGACCAGCTGCGCGACCTGCTGGCCAGTCTCGATCGCGAACTGGCGCCGACGCTGAAGGATTTCCGCGCCGCCGCCCGGTCGGTCCAACAGACGGCCGACTCGATCGCCGCCGACGTCGGCGAGATGGGCCAGCGCACCGGCCGCAGTCTCGACCAGCTCGACCGGACCCTGGCGGAGGCCCGCCGGCTCATCGCCGGCGCGGAGAAAACCCTGCAGGGAGTCGAGGAAACCGGACCGCAACTGCGGCAGATGCTCGAGGAGCTGCATCGCACCGCCCGCTCGCTGCGGCTTGTCAGTGACGCCTTGAACGAAAATCCCGACATGCTGCTGCGCGGCCGGGGACAGGAGGGAGGAAAGCCATGACCCGTCTGCTGAAGGGAACGACGGCCGTTCTGCTGGTGCTGCTCTGCGGCTGCGTCAATCTCGGCCAGGGGACATCGCCGAGCCGCCACTACCTGATTCCGTCCCTGGCCGACCGGGGCATCGCCCCCCGCCCGGAGCGGAAGCCGCGGGTTCGCCTGACCCTGCTGCCGGTGAAAGCCGCCGCCTACCTCGACCGGCAGGAACTGGTCAGGCGGCTGGAGGCCAACCGGATCGAGCTTCTGCCCTTCGACCGCTGGGCCGAACCGCCGACGGAGAACCTGCAGCGGGTGGTGGCGGAGAACCTGGTCCGGCTGGCCGACGACATCGTCGTGGCCAGCGACGGCGAGCTGCAGCTGGCGATGGTCGTCGAACGACTGGAAGGACGAAAGCAGGGGGCCCTCATGCAGCTCGCCTGGCGCCTGTTCCGGCGACAGACGGGGGAGGACCTGGCCGGCGGCGTCTTTCGCCGGGAGCTGCCGCTGCCGAAGGCCGAAGCCGGGCAGATGGTGGCAGCCTACGGAGAGATGGCAGAGGCCTTCTGCCGCGAACTGCTGGCCCGGCTGGCCACAATTCCGCAAGCCGTCCGCCAAAAAGAAGGCATCAGATAATGCCGTGCAAGGGGCCGCCCGGCGCCCCCAGCTCGTCGACCCGCTTTTCCAGCTCGGGCAGCTCCTCCAGAGGCGGCGCGTGGTGCGCCTTGAGCCGGGCGTCGATCACCAGCGGACCTTCGCAGCCCCAGTGTTTGTGCACCACGGCGGCGCCTACTCCGTCGATGTCGACCGCCGGATCGGAACGGGTGAAGGTCACCCAGAGAAAGTCCTCCAACGAGCGGGCGACGAAATCCGGATCGTCGACCAGCACCACCAGGGCGATGCCGTCCGGCGCGCCCCGTTTCTCCATCATCCGGCAGAACACCGACAGCACCCCGTCCTCTCCGTAGGGCGGCGCGCTCCAGACGGGCGCCCGCACCGCCAGGATGCCCGGCAGTGGCAAAGTCGGGTCGTCAAATCCCTCGGGCAGCCGCAAATCGGCCGGCAGCCGGTCGGCCAGCGTCCGGAGCGGCCCGCCGACGGCGGCGATGACCAGTTTCGAGCCCTGGTTGAGCCCCCGGCCGGAATAGTCGAGCGTGTCGATGGTGGTGCGCGTGTGAAAATGCAGATCGCGCCGCCAGTCGACCCGTTCGAGCATGAAGCGGAAAAAATCGCCGATCCGGTGCAGCGCCGGCGGCTCGTCGCCGGCGTTGGCGATCCAGAGGTACTTGGCCAGC is drawn from Geothermobacter ehrlichii and contains these coding sequences:
- a CDS encoding PqiC family protein, with translation MTRLLKGTTAVLLVLLCGCVNLGQGTSPSRHYLIPSLADRGIAPRPERKPRVRLTLLPVKAAAYLDRQELVRRLEANRIELLPFDRWAEPPTENLQRVVAENLVRLADDIVVASDGELQLAMVVERLEGRKQGALMQLAWRLFRRQTGEDLAGGVFRRELPLPKAEAGQMVAAYGEMAEAFCRELLARLATIPQAVRQKEGIR
- a CDS encoding ABC transporter permease, producing MSGATRRPDWELVPEEPAVLRLRGDWRLGDELPAPESLLAGRPQPKGALRIDGTGLGRWDSSLVILLLRLFAYCHEQKITVDSDGLPDGLQRLLRLARAVPVARDRRRPQRRGALLVRIGEVTIELHRTWRDGLAFLGESVLCCGNLLRGRPRFRRQDLFELLEDCGAQSLPIVTLISTLVGMILAFVGAVQLRVFGADIFVADLVGLGMAREMAAMMTAIIMAGRTGAAFAAQLGTMQVNDEIDALRTMGIPPMDFLVAPRLLALTLMLPLLSIYSMFMGILGGGLVSAGMLDIGLTPFFLRIQENVGLEHFLIGGIKAVIFGYIVAFSGCLRGMQCGRSAQAVGQATTSAVVTAIVLIVVADAVITILCQVLGV
- a CDS encoding ATP-grasp domain-containing protein, which gives rise to MRIAFLRGPLGHINPDTETSILLMYECHLRSHQVFFLEPHDLYIRNNRVVGRMREITAPADCDLHAFWRHAIACVEDEKKIFEELRELDVLFLRKNPPLLMEMMELLASVEDQVFLINSLRGQLLGSSKLYTLNFPDIIPETHVSRDPARLRRIIDDFGGTMVMKPLRGFGGQGVIKVSASDPENLNSLLDFYVRVNEPYHRREPIMVQEFIEAVRTDGDIRIMLLNGEVLGAFRRMPHGTDFRANLRAGGDYFPHELTPQQQHICDVIRERLIRDGLYFVGIDIIGDKLIEINCVSPGGIPRINQFTNQRLEKKVVDFLERMAAEKSGGSNPVAPRFPPETGLC
- a CDS encoding MlaD family protein; translation: MLRRADPKLIGAFVLGAMVLAIAGLVFFGKGGLLTPRQRYILYFDSSVKGLAVGAPVTFRGVRIGRVADISVRINPADYTFKIPVIIDIEPKRIEQIRQDGQNGDLLPNLNREDPLQVLIAKGLRGQLQLQSLITGQLFVQLDMYPDTEIVLSGYPSPYPEIPTIRSSLDELSQTLEKLPLQEIVDKVISTLDGLQELVHNADLADSLFKLNHGLDQLRDLLASLDRELAPTLKDFRAAARSVQQTADSIAADVGEMGQRTGRSLDQLDRTLAEARRLIAGAEKTLQGVEETGPQLRQMLEELHRTARSLRLVSDALNENPDMLLRGRGQEGGKP
- a CDS encoding ABC transporter ATP-binding protein, whose protein sequence is MTAPLIDVRDLTMAYGEIVIQQNLRFEVHAGDIFVIMGGSGCGKSTLLRHLIGLLRPARGSITYGGYDLWRMTRPQRQECMRRWGVLFQSGALWSSMTLAENVAVPLQEYTNLNRKQIAEVVDLKLSLVGLAGFQDYYPAELSGGMQKRAGLARAMALDPEILFCDEPSSGLDPLSARRLDELLCELNASLGTTMVVVSHDLDSIFAIASNGIFLDAESRTMLASGPPGEMLQNSDNPRIREFLTRGGERNLPC
- the gabD gene encoding NADP-dependent succinate-semialdehyde dehydrogenase codes for the protein MFKLEDSRLLRQQCYVDGEWIDAEDGATLQVSNPATGEPLGTVPRLGAAETRRAIEAADRAWRQWRAKTPGERAAILRRWAELMLENQDDLGRLMTAEQGKPLAEAKGEIAYAASFLEWFAEEARRIYGDIIPPHQNDKRILVLKQPVGVCAAITPWNFPSAMITRKAGAALAAGCTMVVKPASATPYSALALAELGERAGIPAGVFSVVTGSSGAIGGEMTANPLVRKLTFTGSTEIGKKLMEQCAGTMKKVSMELGGNAPFIVFDDADLDAAVEGALISKYRNTGQTCVCTNRFLIQAGVYEAFAEKLAARVRAMKVGNGLEGEVQQGPLIDRAAVEKVEEHIADAVAKGARIVCGGKRHALGGTFFEPTVLADVDATMLVAREETFGPVAPLFRFETEEEAVRLANDTDYGLAAYFYTRDLARSWRVGEALEYGMVGLNTGLISTAVAPFGGVKESGLGREGSKYGCDDYLEIKYLCVGGID